One segment of Streptomyces roseifaciens DNA contains the following:
- a CDS encoding UPF0182 family protein, with product MPDRGGGPTGPRIRVGRPSRRIRTLLTTLGVLAALAMLFVMFAGFWTDWLWYRSVDYSSVFTTTLGTKIGLFAVFGLLMALAVGTNIWLAHRLRPPLSAMSMEQQSLDRYRMSIAPYKKWVLLAVTALVGLVAGASAAGQWRTWLQWVNGVPFHQKDPQFHKDIAFYTFDLPWYRFLLSFGFAAAVLSLIAAALVHYLYGGLRLTSPGHRATAAATGHLSVLLGIFVGLKAIAYWLDRYGLAVKSSGLKSTDGWTGLRYVDANAYLPAKTILFIIALICAVLFFATLWRRTWQLPVIGFGLMVLSAVLIGGLYPAIVQKFQVQPNEQAKEAPYIKKNITATREAYGIGDADVQNYKGNSDLTGKDPEKLRAAVNSTASLRLLDPNLVSPAFQQEQQVKGYYQFPSTLDVDRYKVDGKEQDTVIGLRELNLKGIPERNWINDHFKYTHGYGAITAKGTTTDKAGAPDFTAKSLPTEGLFGPYEQRVYYGEKTTQYSIVGGPQEELDYSSDKGERSYSYKGKSGVNLSNPVNRAAYAVAFGEPQILYSGAIGKGSRILYHRTPKERVEAVAPWLTIDGDAYPAVVDGRIQWIVDAYTTTNGYPYASRTTLGDTTADSLTTGQRAVVAQQNQVNYIRNSVKATVDAYDGTVKLYQWDEKDPVLKTWMKAFPGTVKAKSAIGSALMDHLRYPQDLFKVQRELLSRYHVTDSETFYTGSERWEVPDDPTNTKGNAVPPYYLSMKMPRQEKQTFSLTTTFTPKNRTNLGAFMAVDADAKSKDYGKIRILKLPSETSVWGPRLAQGKFNSHTPVADQINIWKKGDSEVEYGNLLTVPLDGGLLYVEPVYLRGAGSNYPLLKKVLVNYGDKIAFRDTLDEALDEIFGSKTAPAKPSEGTQKPAPSQDPTVKQALKDAQDAFTAGQKALENKNWAEYGKAQDALRDALDRAAKAEAKAAEKSGDKGGDKAGDKGSEQGGKPGS from the coding sequence ATGCCGGACCGCGGCGGAGGCCCGACAGGGCCACGGATCAGAGTCGGCCGACCGTCCCGGCGGATCCGGACCCTGCTCACCACGCTGGGCGTGCTGGCCGCACTGGCCATGCTCTTCGTGATGTTCGCAGGGTTCTGGACGGACTGGCTCTGGTACCGCTCGGTGGACTACTCCTCGGTCTTCACCACCACCCTCGGCACCAAGATCGGGCTCTTCGCGGTCTTCGGCCTGCTGATGGCGCTGGCGGTGGGGACCAACATCTGGCTGGCGCACCGGCTCCGGCCGCCGCTGAGCGCGATGTCGATGGAACAGCAGAGCCTCGACCGCTACCGGATGAGCATCGCGCCGTACAAGAAGTGGGTGCTCCTCGCGGTCACCGCCCTCGTGGGCCTGGTCGCGGGCGCCTCGGCGGCCGGGCAGTGGCGCACCTGGCTGCAGTGGGTCAACGGCGTCCCCTTCCACCAGAAGGACCCGCAGTTCCACAAGGACATCGCGTTCTACACCTTCGACCTGCCCTGGTACCGCTTCCTGCTGAGCTTCGGCTTCGCGGCCGCGGTGCTGTCGCTGATCGCCGCCGCCCTCGTGCACTACCTCTACGGCGGCCTGCGGCTGACCAGCCCGGGCCACCGGGCGACGGCCGCGGCCACGGGGCACCTGTCGGTGCTGCTCGGCATCTTCGTGGGCCTGAAGGCCATCGCCTACTGGCTGGACCGCTACGGCCTGGCGGTGAAGTCCAGCGGCCTGAAGTCCACCGACGGCTGGACGGGGCTGCGCTACGTCGACGCCAATGCGTATCTGCCGGCCAAGACGATCCTGTTCATCATCGCGCTGATCTGTGCGGTGCTGTTCTTCGCCACGCTGTGGCGCCGCACCTGGCAGCTGCCGGTGATCGGCTTCGGGCTGATGGTGCTCTCGGCCGTCCTGATCGGCGGGCTCTACCCGGCGATCGTGCAGAAGTTCCAGGTCCAGCCGAACGAGCAGGCCAAGGAAGCGCCGTACATCAAGAAGAACATCACGGCGACGCGTGAGGCGTACGGCATCGGCGATGCGGACGTCCAGAACTACAAGGGCAACAGCGACCTGACGGGCAAGGACCCCGAGAAGCTGCGCGCCGCGGTGAATTCGACGGCCAGCCTCCGCCTCCTCGACCCCAATCTCGTCTCGCCCGCCTTCCAGCAGGAGCAGCAGGTCAAGGGGTACTACCAGTTCCCCTCCACGCTGGATGTCGACCGCTACAAGGTGGACGGCAAGGAGCAGGACACGGTCATCGGTCTGCGCGAGCTCAACCTCAAGGGCATTCCCGAGCGCAACTGGATCAACGACCACTTCAAGTACACCCACGGCTACGGCGCCATCACCGCGAAGGGCACCACGACCGACAAGGCCGGGGCGCCGGACTTCACGGCCAAGAGCCTGCCGACCGAGGGCCTGTTCGGCCCCTACGAGCAGCGCGTCTACTACGGCGAGAAGACGACGCAGTATTCGATCGTCGGCGGTCCGCAGGAGGAGCTGGACTACTCCTCGGACAAGGGCGAGCGGAGCTACTCGTACAAGGGGAAGAGCGGGGTCAACCTGTCCAACCCCGTCAACCGCGCCGCGTACGCGGTGGCTTTCGGCGAGCCGCAGATCCTCTACTCGGGTGCCATCGGAAAGGGTTCGCGGATTCTTTACCACCGCACCCCCAAGGAGCGCGTCGAGGCGGTCGCCCCGTGGCTGACCATCGACGGCGACGCCTATCCGGCGGTGGTCGACGGCCGCATCCAGTGGATCGTGGATGCGTACACGACGACGAACGGCTATCCGTACGCCTCCCGTACGACCCTCGGTGACACCACGGCCGACTCGCTGACGACCGGCCAGCGCGCCGTCGTCGCCCAGCAGAACCAGGTCAACTACATCCGCAATTCCGTCAAGGCGACCGTTGACGCCTACGACGGCACGGTGAAGCTGTACCAGTGGGACGAGAAGGACCCGGTCCTCAAGACCTGGATGAAGGCGTTCCCGGGCACGGTGAAGGCGAAGAGCGCCATCGGCTCCGCGCTGATGGACCACCTGCGCTACCCGCAGGACCTCTTCAAGGTCCAGCGCGAGCTGCTCTCCCGCTACCACGTCACCGACTCGGAGACGTTCTACACCGGCAGTGAGCGCTGGGAGGTGCCGGACGACCCGACCAACACCAAGGGCAACGCGGTTCCGCCGTACTACCTGAGTATGAAGATGCCCCGCCAGGAGAAGCAGACCTTCTCGCTGACGACGACCTTCACGCCCAAGAACCGGACGAACCTCGGTGCCTTCATGGCCGTGGACGCCGATGCCAAGAGCAAGGACTACGGCAAGATCCGGATACTGAAACTGCCGTCCGAGACCTCGGTCTGGGGACCGCGGCTGGCACAGGGCAAATTCAACAGCCACACACCCGTCGCCGACCAGATCAACATCTGGAAGAAGGGCGATTCCGAGGTCGAGTACGGAAACCTGCTGACCGTGCCGCTGGACGGCGGGCTGTTGTACGTGGAACCGGTCTATCTGCGGGGCGCCGGCTCCAATTACCCGCTCCTGAAGAAGGTGCTGGTGAACTACGGCGACAAGATCGCCTTCAGGGACACCCTCGACGAGGCCCTGGACGAGATCTTCGGCAGCAAGACCGCGCCCGCCAAGCCCTCCGAAGGCACGCAGAAACCGGCTCCCTCCCAGGACCCCACGGTCAAGCAGGCCCTGAAGGACGCCCAGGACGCCTTCACGGCCGGCCAGAAGGCCCTGGAGAACAAGAACTGGGCGGAGTACGGCAAGGCCCAGGACGCCCTGAGGGACGCCCTCGACCGGGCCGCCAAGGCCGAGGCCAAGGCCGCCGAGAAGAGTGGCGACAAGGGCGGCGACAAGGCCGGGGACAAGGGCAGCGAGCAGGGCGGCAAGCCCGGAAGTTGA
- a CDS encoding tetratricopeptide repeat protein, which translates to MGLMGDRTTLWETGRLVEAPGDGSDQEMPGFRPGTADSADAGDAADLELETARRRAAESGDPAALSMLGALLLRRGDLDGAERHLRAATADGDRSAANNLGVLLHQRGYADEAAGWWRIAAVAGSAAAAHALGRYHRERGDEPAAEYWLRQSAETGHALGAYALADLLEHRSDVGAERWFRSAAERGHREAAYRLARILDGRAPRSRAESLGPGGVETSVRELRAAAAGGRDGGSPAREAEQWYRQAAARGHRRAALHLGTLLEGRGETQEAARWYLTSAKDGEPRAACALGFLLRDAGDADSAAVWWRRAAQDGDGNAANALGALHADRGESQEAERWYRTALDHGDVNGAYNLALLCAEQGRTAQAEQWYRRAAYAGHKEAANALAVLLLQGGDAAGAEPWFSKAAEAGSVDAAFNLGILYAGRDEDRTAFQWYERAATAGHTDAALQVAMALLRDGDEEAAERHLRVAVRGGSAEAAFRLGALLDRDEEAREECEEWYERAARQGHRRAQVRLGMIVAERGDVVGAAHWYREAAEAGSRNGAFNLGLLLAREGSEPEAALWWARAAEAGHGRAALRLALLAARRGDLTEGRHWCDRAVALGPPEVAERAARLRDALQQELTA; encoded by the coding sequence ATGGGGCTTATGGGGGACAGGACGACGCTGTGGGAGACAGGCCGGCTTGTAGAGGCTCCCGGTGACGGGAGCGACCAGGAAATGCCGGGGTTCCGTCCCGGCACGGCGGACTCCGCCGACGCCGGCGACGCCGCCGACCTCGAGCTGGAGACCGCCCGCCGCCGTGCCGCGGAGAGCGGCGACCCCGCCGCTCTGAGCATGCTCGGCGCCCTGCTGCTGCGTCGTGGGGACCTCGACGGGGCGGAGCGCCACCTGCGCGCCGCCACCGCCGACGGCGACCGCTCCGCCGCGAACAACCTCGGCGTCCTGCTGCACCAGCGGGGCTACGCCGACGAGGCCGCCGGGTGGTGGCGCATCGCCGCCGTCGCCGGTTCCGCCGCCGCCGCGCACGCCCTCGGCCGCTACCACCGCGAGCGCGGGGACGAGCCCGCCGCCGAGTACTGGCTGCGCCAGTCGGCCGAAACCGGGCACGCCCTCGGCGCCTACGCCCTTGCCGACCTGCTGGAGCACCGAAGCGACGTCGGGGCCGAGCGCTGGTTCCGGTCCGCGGCCGAGCGCGGCCACCGCGAGGCCGCCTACCGCCTGGCCAGGATCCTCGACGGCCGGGCGCCGCGCTCGCGCGCCGAGAGCCTGGGCCCGGGCGGCGTCGAGACCTCCGTCCGCGAGCTGCGCGCCGCCGCCGCGGGCGGCCGCGACGGCGGGAGCCCGGCCCGCGAGGCCGAGCAGTGGTACCGCCAGGCCGCCGCCCGCGGCCACCGCCGGGCCGCCCTGCACCTCGGCACCCTGCTGGAGGGCCGCGGCGAGACCCAGGAGGCCGCCCGCTGGTACCTGACCTCCGCCAAGGACGGCGAGCCCCGGGCCGCCTGCGCGCTCGGCTTCCTGCTGCGCGACGCCGGGGACGCCGACAGCGCCGCCGTGTGGTGGCGCCGCGCCGCCCAGGACGGCGACGGCAACGCCGCCAACGCCCTGGGCGCCCTGCACGCCGACCGGGGCGAGTCGCAGGAGGCCGAGCGCTGGTACCGCACGGCGCTCGACCACGGCGACGTCAACGGCGCCTACAACCTGGCCCTGCTCTGCGCCGAGCAGGGCCGCACGGCCCAGGCCGAGCAGTGGTACCGCCGCGCGGCCTACGCCGGGCACAAGGAGGCGGCCAACGCCCTCGCCGTGCTGCTGCTCCAGGGCGGTGACGCGGCCGGTGCGGAGCCCTGGTTCTCCAAGGCCGCCGAGGCGGGCAGCGTCGACGCCGCCTTCAACCTCGGCATCCTCTACGCCGGGCGCGACGAGGACCGCACGGCCTTCCAGTGGTACGAGCGCGCGGCCACGGCCGGGCACACCGACGCCGCCCTCCAGGTCGCCATGGCCCTGCTGCGGGACGGCGACGAGGAGGCCGCCGAGCGCCACCTGCGGGTGGCCGTGCGCGGCGGCAGCGCGGAGGCCGCCTTCCGGCTGGGCGCGTTGCTCGACCGGGACGAGGAGGCCCGCGAGGAGTGCGAGGAGTGGTACGAGCGGGCGGCCCGGCAGGGCCACCGGCGGGCCCAGGTGCGGCTGGGGATGATCGTCGCCGAGCGGGGCGACGTGGTCGGGGCCGCGCACTGGTACCGCGAGGCGGCCGAGGCCGGCAGCCGCAACGGCGCCTTCAACCTGGGGCTGCTGCTGGCCCGCGAGGGCAGCGAGCCGGAGGCGGCCTTGTGGTGGGCCCGCGCGGCCGAGGCCGGGCACGGGCGCGCCGCACTGCGGCTCGCCCTGCTGGCGGCCCGGCGCGGTGATCTCACCGAGGGGCGGCACTGGTGCGACCGGGCGGTCGCGCTCGGCCCCCCGGAGGTGGCCGAGCGCGCGGCGCGGCTGCGCGATGCGCTGCAGCAGGAGCTGACGGCGTAG
- a CDS encoding Fur family transcriptional regulator, translating to MSDLLERLRGRGWRLTAQRRVVAEVLNGDHVHYTADEVHAKAAELLPEISRATVYNTLGELVSLGEVMEVSTDGRAKRYDPNAHHAHQHLVCSRCGTIRDVHPTGDLLAVLPADERFGFQVAAVEVTYRGVCPNCSTS from the coding sequence ATGAGTGACCTGCTGGAACGGCTCCGGGGACGCGGCTGGCGGCTGACCGCACAGCGACGCGTCGTGGCCGAGGTCCTGAACGGGGACCACGTGCACTACACCGCGGACGAAGTGCACGCCAAGGCCGCGGAACTACTGCCGGAGATCTCGCGCGCGACCGTGTACAACACCCTCGGGGAGCTGGTCTCCCTGGGTGAGGTCATGGAAGTGAGCACGGACGGGCGCGCCAAGCGTTACGACCCCAATGCCCACCACGCGCACCAGCACCTGGTGTGCTCCCGGTGCGGCACGATCCGCGACGTGCACCCCACGGGCGACCTGCTGGCCGTCCTGCCGGCCGACGAGCGCTTCGGCTTCCAGGTGGCTGCCGTCGAGGTCACGTACCGCGGCGTCTGCCCCAACTGCTCCACGAGCTGA
- a CDS encoding catalase: protein MTEAHVSVQGETIPTTGPLTTESGAPVADNQNSETAGLGGPVLIQDQSLLEKLAHFNRERIPERVVHARGAGAYGTFTVTADVSRYTRAKFLSQVGKQTETFLRFSTVAGSLGSADTVRDPRGFALKFYTEEGNYDLVGNNTPVFFIKDAIKFPDFIHTQKRDPYTGSQEADNVWDFWGLSPEATHQVTWLFGDRGIPASYRHMNGYGSHTYQWQNEAGEVFWVKYHFKTDQGIKNFTQDEGNRVAGEDPDFHQRDLREAIERGEFPTWTLQVQIMPADEAAHYRFNPFDLTRVWPHEDYPPIEVGKLELNRNPDNVFAEVEQSAFSPAHFVPGIGPSPDKMLQGRLFAYGDAHRYRVGINADHLPVNRPRATVANTYGRDGYAYDGRHGRAKNYEPNSFGGPRETGQPLWGSTSVTGGTGNHAVPSHAEDDDFVQAGNLYRLMSEEEKERLIANLAGFIAKVSRDEIAERAINNFRQADADYGKRLEAAVQALRG from the coding sequence ATGACGGAGGCACACGTGTCGGTTCAGGGCGAGACCATTCCCACGACGGGCCCGCTGACCACGGAGTCCGGAGCTCCGGTCGCGGACAACCAGAACAGCGAGACCGCGGGCCTCGGCGGTCCCGTTCTGATCCAGGACCAGTCGCTGCTGGAGAAGCTCGCGCACTTCAACCGCGAGCGGATCCCGGAGCGCGTGGTGCACGCCCGCGGCGCCGGTGCGTACGGCACGTTCACCGTCACCGCCGACGTCTCCCGGTACACCCGGGCGAAGTTCCTGTCCCAGGTGGGCAAGCAGACCGAGACGTTCCTGCGGTTCTCCACCGTCGCCGGCAGCCTCGGCTCCGCCGACACGGTGCGCGACCCCCGCGGCTTCGCCCTGAAGTTCTACACCGAGGAGGGCAATTACGACCTCGTCGGCAACAACACCCCGGTGTTCTTCATCAAGGACGCCATCAAGTTCCCCGACTTCATCCACACCCAGAAGCGCGACCCGTACACCGGCTCGCAGGAGGCGGACAACGTCTGGGACTTCTGGGGGCTTTCGCCCGAGGCCACCCACCAGGTGACCTGGCTCTTCGGCGACCGCGGCATCCCCGCCTCGTACCGCCACATGAACGGCTACGGCTCGCACACCTACCAGTGGCAGAACGAGGCCGGCGAGGTCTTCTGGGTCAAGTACCACTTCAAGACCGACCAGGGCATCAAGAACTTCACCCAGGACGAGGGCAACCGCGTCGCCGGCGAGGACCCCGACTTCCACCAGCGCGACCTGCGCGAGGCCATCGAGCGCGGCGAGTTCCCCACCTGGACCCTGCAGGTGCAGATCATGCCGGCGGACGAGGCGGCCCACTACCGCTTCAACCCGTTCGACCTCACCCGCGTGTGGCCGCACGAGGACTACCCGCCGATCGAGGTCGGCAAGCTGGAGCTCAACCGCAACCCCGACAACGTCTTCGCCGAGGTCGAGCAGTCCGCCTTCTCGCCGGCGCACTTCGTGCCGGGCATCGGTCCCTCCCCGGACAAGATGCTGCAGGGCCGGCTCTTCGCCTACGGCGACGCCCACCGCTACCGCGTCGGCATCAACGCCGACCACCTGCCGGTGAACCGCCCGCGCGCCACCGTGGCGAACACCTACGGCCGTGACGGCTATGCCTACGACGGCCGCCACGGCCGGGCCAAGAACTACGAGCCCAACAGCTTCGGCGGCCCCCGGGAGACCGGGCAGCCGCTTTGGGGTTCCACCTCCGTCACCGGCGGCACCGGCAATCACGCGGTGCCCTCGCACGCGGAGGACGACGACTTCGTCCAGGCGGGCAACCTCTACCGGCTGATGTCGGAGGAGGAGAAGGAGCGCCTCATCGCCAACCTCGCGGGCTTCATCGCGAAGGTGTCGCGCGACGAGATCGCCGAGCGGGCCATCAACAACTTCCGCCAGGCGGACGCGGACTACGGCAAGCGACTGGAGGCCGCGGTCCAGGCCCTGCGCGGCTGA